In Candidatus Methanomethylicota archaeon, one DNA window encodes the following:
- a CDS encoding polysaccharide pyruvyl transferase family protein, with protein sequence MLRFKRNIAVFGYYGAGNLGDDVILYAIVKRLSRFINKSRIVVVSSQLNANLQFIRLRYGVEAVSLRDPLGFLKVLFSSKVLVLGGGGILQPGFTIFSIFLYSLLFKLSGCKVVLLSVGVEFPHSFSLIDKFLVRLLVEVSDVVTVRDLVSRAFLNSLAVSKPILVFRDLSYLIYDDLSRFRSNFENFEFNGGGDPYIILVLKDISSNVMPLMGEHLDLHYLVNVLSDFCNYLIDVRGVKVYFLIAQHGLKSDLNIALKVLKNVNNLSMVHVAFYGSMPFNRLLDLLRESICVISMRLHPLILASMMGKPVIGLSYSNKVKTFMYENDLGGFLIDLTRPYDSHSFKLIFRRVLNDSESFTYNYVEGYYHEVLSKAFIVESFLEQNI encoded by the coding sequence GTGCTGAGATTTAAGCGGAATATTGCTGTTTTTGGGTATTATGGTGCTGGGAATTTGGGTGATGATGTTATATTGTATGCTATTGTTAAACGTTTAAGTAGGTTTATTAATAAGTCTAGGATCGTTGTTGTTTCCAGTCAATTGAATGCTAATCTACAATTTATTCGTTTACGTTATGGTGTTGAAGCTGTTAGTTTGAGGGATCCACTAGGTTTCCTTAAAGTTTTGTTTAGTAGTAAGGTTTTAGTTTTGGGTGGTGGTGGGATTCTTCAGCCCGGCTTCACAATATTCTCCATATTCCTTTATAGTTTGCTTTTCAAACTTTCTGGTTGTAAAGTTGTGTTGTTGTCTGTGGGTGTGGAGTTCCCCCATTCCTTCTCCCTAATCGATAAGTTCCTCGTTAGATTGCTTGTGGAGGTTTCAGATGTAGTTACTGTTAGGGATTTGGTTTCAAGAGCCTTTCTCAATTCTTTAGCAGTCTCCAAACCCATTCTTGTATTTAGGGATTTATCTTACCTCATTTACGATGATTTGAGTAGGTTTCGTTCAAATTTTGAGAATTTTGAGTTTAATGGTGGTGGGGATCCATATATAATTTTGGTTTTGAAGGATATTTCAAGTAACGTTATGCCTTTAATGGGTGAACATTTAGATTTACATTATCTTGTTAATGTTTTATCTGATTTTTGTAACTATTTGATTGATGTTAGGGGGGTGAAGGTGTATTTCTTAATTGCTCAGCATGGTTTAAAATCCGATTTGAATATTGCCCTTAAAGTTTTGAAGAATGTCAATAATTTGAGTATGGTTCATGTGGCCTTTTATGGTTCAATGCCCTTCAATAGGCTCTTAGACTTGCTTAGAGAGTCAATTTGTGTTATTAGCATGCGTTTACATCCACTTATTTTGGCTTCTATGATGGGTAAGCCTGTCATTGGTTTATCCTACAGCAATAAGGTTAAAACGTTTATGTATGAAAATGATTTAGGCGGTTTCCTCATAGATCTCACACGTCCATATGATTCACATTCATTTAAATTGATTTTCCGGAGAGTTTTGAATGATTCTGAATCTTTCACATACAATTATGTTGAGGGTTATTATCATGAAGTTTTAAGTAAAGCCTTCATTGTGGAATCGTTCTTGGAGCAGAATATTTGA
- a CDS encoding 50S ribosomal protein L35ae produces the protein MEGVLLSMRRGGGGRQYLRQAIIKVGDDAVKIFNRLVGRKVIWVHPKTGEKFIGKIVRLHGRNSGCVIAYFRKQPPFQALGTKVQIT, from the coding sequence ATGGAGGGAGTCCTCCTCTCCATGAGAAGAGGCGGAGGCGGCAGGCAATACCTTAGGCAAGCAATAATAAAGGTTGGTGATGATGCTGTGAAGATATTTAATAGGCTTGTGGGGAGGAAGGTTATCTGGGTTCACCCGAAGACGGGGGAGAAGTTTATTGGGAAGATAGTTAGATTGCATGGGAGGAATAGTGGATGTGTAATAGCATACTTTAGGAAGCAACCACCATTCCAAGCCCTAGGAACAAAAGTTCAAATCACATGA
- a CDS encoding KaiC domain-containing protein — protein MVEKVKTGIPGLDEILNGGIPRRNVVLLAGGPGTGKTIMGQQFLYYGLKNNEPGIYVALEEHPVQVRINMQQFGWDVKDYEDEGKFAVIDAFTAGIGEAAKREKYVVPSPDDFPTLTDLVRQAIRDLNAKRVVVDSVTTLYITKPAVARSIVLQLKKVLSGLGTTSILVSQVSVTERGFGGPGVEHAADGIIRLDLDEVRGKLYRSIIVWKMRGTAHSMQRHPFEITDKGIVIYPDKTLSVDRGVSA, from the coding sequence ATGGTTGAAAAAGTGAAGACTGGAATACCTGGATTAGATGAAATCTTGAATGGAGGAATACCACGCAGAAACGTAGTCCTATTGGCAGGGGGACCTGGAACTGGGAAAACTATAATGGGACAACAATTCCTATACTATGGCTTAAAGAATAATGAGCCAGGAATATATGTGGCTTTAGAAGAACATCCAGTACAAGTTAGGATAAATATGCAACAATTCGGCTGGGATGTTAAGGATTATGAGGATGAGGGAAAGTTTGCAGTGATCGATGCATTCACAGCAGGAATAGGTGAAGCAGCCAAGAGGGAGAAATACGTTGTACCAAGCCCAGACGACTTCCCAACACTAACAGACCTAGTTAGACAAGCAATAAGAGATTTGAATGCAAAGAGGGTTGTAGTGGACAGTGTAACAACATTATACATAACAAAACCTGCAGTGGCAAGGAGCATAGTACTACAATTGAAGAAGGTGCTATCAGGCCTTGGAACAACATCAATATTAGTATCACAAGTAAGTGTAACTGAAAGGGGGTTTGGAGGTCCTGGAGTGGAACATGCAGCAGATGGAATAATAAGATTGGATTTAGATGAAGTACGTGGAAAACTGTATAGAAGCATAATTGTATGGAAGATGCGTGGAACAGCACACTCCATGCAGAGACACCCATTCGAAATAACGGATAAGGGGATAGTTATATATCCAGATAAAACATTAAGTGTAGATAGAGGTGTAAGTGCATGA
- a CDS encoding regulator: protein MSITLSPIGREDIKNLETALLIETLFRKDVLEALKDPSQRITWLTSLGIAAGALAREKAKMTTKQIAEELGITEATVRSHLTGKTKAGQLVRETYEKFLKEGVTMKSIEILLSKDEITNKISELEKTIEEMKKKIDELKSLLK from the coding sequence ATGAGCATAACACTATCACCAATAGGAAGGGAAGATATAAAGAACCTTGAAACAGCACTACTAATAGAAACACTATTCAGAAAAGATGTATTAGAAGCATTGAAAGATCCATCACAAAGAATAACTTGGCTAACATCACTTGGAATAGCTGCAGGAGCCCTAGCAAGGGAAAAGGCTAAAATGACAACAAAACAAATAGCAGAAGAACTTGGAATAACAGAAGCCACAGTTAGAAGCCACCTAACAGGGAAAACAAAAGCCGGACAACTGGTAAGAGAAACCTACGAGAAATTCCTAAAGGAAGGAGTAACAATGAAATCAATAGAAATACTACTATCAAAAGACGAAATAACCAACAAAATAAGCGAACTAGAGAAGACAATTGAAGAAATGAAGAAGAAAATTGATGAATTGAAGAGTCTACTTAAATAA
- a CDS encoding LysE family translocator, whose product MNVRKLVSLTLAITLSGALSPGPLSASAIVTGASIGLFGGLLIALGHMIVELPYVTMLYKLINQFKKFLMKMKVKLVLNVIVTFFLAYFSYLLIKDSINIFQSGAFSFTELNLTVLNPLEAVGIGVILTGFNAYFLTWWLTVGYPLIEESAKYGVKGLSVMYVSHVWMDYAWLALLASGGNAIKLLGSMPYALLLLIIALMLMVFATKIGLDTIKMVFK is encoded by the coding sequence ATGAATGTGAGGAAGCTTGTATCTTTGACATTGGCCATAACGCTTAGTGGAGCTTTAAGTCCTGGGCCATTATCAGCTTCAGCAATAGTTACTGGAGCTTCTATTGGGTTATTTGGAGGTCTCTTGATAGCTTTGGGACATATGATAGTGGAACTTCCATATGTAACCATGCTTTATAAACTCATCAATCAATTCAAGAAGTTTTTAATGAAAATGAAGGTTAAGTTAGTACTCAATGTTATAGTTACGTTTTTCTTAGCATACTTTTCCTATCTCCTAATTAAAGATTCCATAAATATTTTCCAAAGTGGCGCATTCTCCTTTACGGAATTAAACTTGACGGTATTGAATCCTTTGGAAGCTGTAGGTATAGGGGTGATACTTACAGGGTTTAATGCATACTTCTTAACATGGTGGCTTACGGTTGGCTATCCGTTAATAGAGGAATCTGCAAAATATGGGGTGAAAGGGTTGAGTGTAATGTATGTGAGTCATGTATGGATGGATTATGCATGGTTAGCATTACTAGCCAGTGGTGGAAATGCAATTAAATTGTTGGGGTCGATGCCATATGCACTACTACTCTTAATAATAGCATTAATGCTCATGGTATTTGCGACAAAAATAGGGTTGGACACTATTAAAATGGTTTTCAAATAA
- a CDS encoding amidohydrolase family protein — translation MIKIMDDYGITVSVVFSLPNDLTLNAVKRYPKRIVGLVWVNPHNGEEALKLIENYVLKFGFKGIKMHPLIDSFLPDQDIVHPIMELARKLKIPVLFHCGHPPWSLPWHFGSLADVFPDVTIILGHMGHGHIVYINGAIDVAKKHENILLETSGMPMHSKILEASRTIGADRVLYGSDMPFGHPAFEIEKVKVSGVNKNELELILGLNALKVFNIKL, via the coding sequence ATGATTAAAATTATGGATGATTATGGCATTACTGTTTCGGTGGTTTTCTCATTACCCAACGATTTAACTTTAAATGCTGTTAAACGTTACCCTAAAAGGATTGTTGGATTGGTTTGGGTTAATCCACATAATGGGGAAGAGGCTTTGAAGCTCATCGAAAATTATGTTTTGAAATTCGGGTTTAAGGGTATTAAAATGCATCCCCTAATAGATTCCTTCCTACCAGATCAAGATATAGTTCATCCAATAATGGAGTTGGCAAGGAAGCTTAAAATCCCCGTACTATTTCATTGTGGGCATCCACCATGGTCTCTACCATGGCATTTCGGATCATTGGCAGATGTATTTCCAGATGTAACTATAATTCTAGGCCATATGGGGCATGGACATATAGTCTACATTAATGGTGCCATAGATGTTGCAAAGAAGCATGAAAACATACTGTTGGAGACTTCTGGTATGCCAATGCACAGTAAGATATTGGAAGCTTCAAGAACTATAGGTGCAGATAGAGTTCTCTATGGTTCAGATATGCCTTTCGGTCATCCAGCCTTTGAAATAGAGAAGGTCAAAGTTTCAGGGGTTAATAAAAATGAGTTGGAATTGATCTTAGGTTTAAATGCACTAAAAGTTTTCAACATCAAACTTTAA
- a CDS encoding NAD(P)-binding domain-containing protein: MVTTYRLFVTRELFKDVIEKLSRYYEVEVWDKYTPPPYETLIEKVKDVDAMVSLLTDRIDCNLISKAKRLRIIAQYAVGFDNIDLECATRNGIYVTNTPGVLTESTAELTWALILAVSRRIVEADNFVRWGEWWRTGTAWHPKMMLGTELMGKTLGIIGLGRIGSRVAEIGKAFKMRIIYYDVNRNFEIEKQLSIEYKSLEELLREADIVSIHVPLTKETYHLINEEKLRLMKRNAIIINTARGAVIDTKALIKALSENWIAGVGLDVFEEEPLPPNHPLTAFKNAVIVPHIGSATYEARHAMAEIVAENLIAFHQGRVPPNLVNKEVVNVRKPGFQ; encoded by the coding sequence ATGGTTACGACTTATAGGTTATTTGTAACTAGGGAGCTCTTCAAAGATGTTATTGAGAAGCTTTCAAGGTATTATGAGGTGGAAGTTTGGGATAAATATACACCGCCACCATATGAAACACTCATTGAAAAGGTTAAGGATGTAGATGCCATGGTATCACTATTAACGGATAGAATTGATTGCAACCTCATTAGCAAAGCTAAGAGGCTTAGGATAATAGCCCAATATGCTGTTGGATTTGACAATATTGATTTGGAATGCGCAACTAGAAATGGAATTTACGTAACAAACACACCAGGCGTTTTAACAGAATCCACAGCTGAACTCACATGGGCATTGATATTAGCCGTATCTAGGAGGATTGTTGAAGCAGACAACTTCGTTAGATGGGGGGAGTGGTGGAGGACTGGAACTGCATGGCACCCAAAAATGATGCTTGGAACGGAACTAATGGGGAAGACGTTGGGGATTATAGGGTTGGGTAGAATTGGAAGTAGGGTGGCTGAAATAGGGAAAGCATTCAAAATGAGAATCATATACTATGATGTTAATAGGAACTTTGAAATTGAAAAACAACTCTCAATAGAATATAAGAGTTTAGAGGAACTTTTAAGGGAAGCAGATATAGTGAGTATACATGTACCACTAACAAAGGAAACATACCACCTAATAAATGAGGAAAAATTGAGGTTGATGAAGAGGAATGCAATAATAATAAACACTGCAAGGGGGGCAGTAATAGACACTAAAGCATTGATCAAAGCTTTAAGTGAGAATTGGATTGCGGGGGTGGGGTTAGATGTATTTGAGGAAGAACCACTACCACCAAACCATCCATTAACAGCATTTAAAAATGCCGTAATAGTACCACATATTGGAAGCGCAACATATGAAGCTAGACATGCAATGGCAGAAATAGTTGCAGAAAATCTAATAGCATTCCATCAAGGAAGAGTACCACCAAACCTAGTAAATAAAGAGGTTGTAAACGTCAGGAAGCCAGGATTTCAATGA
- a CDS encoding DUF885 domain-containing protein, with protein sequence MNKNDLKAKLIELDEKVLKIYMEKMKEILVPSMEEINALLNEIKSIREEAYKLRANVKEEDVENSVWVNHIIELMDCWEVGIKEGMRQPSRYLRGIGFRIFKVIEDEKKGLKEKSEEIKNISTKVAKLLPAVHEICLKVDDDRVKRALKCLEGLKRDLEKYSKILEEMKVKMEEEEKWKGEIVNELKNIGNTIEEYIPKIRGIIGTNREVIEDIPYEELMMKHYGIPIKWVMGWYIEELEKAKWKFKELARKIDPNKEPLQVLRERIHVPYNTPEEMFKAMEEFLEIAKKNAKEYIEFPDEVTCKVIGLKEFEKDVYPMGHAGGPDPLEGGLESYVALNQYNYKAFSRGWLMMMAIHEAYYGHNIHSIKVGLANIPKTFKIGSGIATPISEGLAHRGEELLQHIYGDEAFPLLVAWRRVQTTLRIYIDIGLFHTKTLTPEDAVKLYMDVMGFDEQTSRGLVEWHLENRGYNVCYFTGYKMIEELRKHTNISEKEFSNTLFSAGFISINNAKRLLKIKEKIPWEE encoded by the coding sequence ATGAATAAAAATGATTTAAAAGCAAAATTAATTGAGTTAGATGAAAAAGTATTGAAAATATACATGGAAAAAATGAAAGAAATACTAGTACCATCAATGGAAGAAATAAACGCATTATTGAACGAAATAAAAAGCATAAGGGAGGAAGCATATAAACTCCGAGCAAACGTAAAGGAGGAGGATGTGGAAAACAGCGTATGGGTAAATCACATAATAGAGTTAATGGATTGCTGGGAAGTGGGAATAAAGGAGGGTATGAGGCAGCCAAGCAGATACCTTCGTGGAATAGGATTCAGAATATTCAAGGTGATTGAAGATGAAAAGAAGGGTTTGAAGGAGAAGAGTGAAGAGATAAAGAATATATCAACAAAGGTTGCTAAACTACTACCAGCAGTACATGAAATATGCTTGAAAGTGGATGACGATAGAGTTAAAAGAGCATTAAAATGCCTAGAAGGGTTAAAGAGAGATCTAGAAAAATACTCCAAGATACTTGAAGAAATGAAAGTTAAAATGGAAGAGGAAGAGAAGTGGAAAGGGGAAATCGTGAATGAACTTAAAAACATAGGGAATACAATCGAAGAATATATACCAAAAATTAGGGGGATAATTGGAACTAATAGAGAAGTAATTGAAGACATACCATACGAAGAATTGATGATGAAACACTATGGTATACCCATAAAATGGGTTATGGGATGGTATATTGAGGAATTGGAAAAGGCTAAATGGAAATTCAAAGAATTGGCAAGAAAGATAGATCCAAACAAAGAGCCATTACAAGTTTTAAGGGAGAGGATACACGTACCATACAACACCCCTGAAGAAATGTTTAAAGCAATGGAAGAATTCTTGGAAATTGCTAAGAAAAACGCAAAGGAGTACATAGAATTCCCAGATGAAGTAACATGCAAAGTAATTGGCTTAAAGGAGTTTGAGAAAGATGTATATCCAATGGGACATGCAGGAGGACCAGACCCCCTAGAGGGGGGATTGGAAAGTTATGTCGCATTAAACCAATACAATTACAAAGCATTCTCAAGAGGATGGTTAATGATGATGGCAATACATGAAGCATACTATGGACACAACATACACTCAATTAAAGTAGGGTTAGCCAACATACCAAAAACATTCAAGATAGGTAGTGGAATAGCAACACCAATATCAGAAGGACTTGCACATAGAGGTGAAGAACTGCTCCAACACATATATGGGGATGAAGCATTCCCACTACTGGTAGCATGGAGAAGAGTTCAAACAACATTAAGAATATACATAGACATAGGATTATTCCACACTAAAACCCTAACCCCAGAAGATGCAGTAAAACTATACATGGATGTAATGGGATTCGACGAACAAACCTCCAGGGGACTTGTGGAATGGCATCTGGAAAATAGAGGATACAATGTCTGCTACTTCACAGGATACAAAATGATAGAAGAACTGAGGAAACATACAAACATAAGTGAAAAGGAATTCAGCAATACACTATTCTCAGCAGGCTTCATATCAATAAACAATGCGAAAAGACTACTTAAGATAAAGGAGAAAATCCCATGGGAAGAATAG